The genomic segment CCTCCTTGACATGCGCAGTGACCAGAAGGTAAAAACTCATATTCAGGAAAAGAAATACATGTACTATCATTTAATAttgtacatgctttttttttttaaattgctgcttAAAATAACTATCGATGCTCTGTGAAGAACTGTTGATTTTAtttgcttctttattttatttatacttgtGCATGCTGTAGAGTCAAACAAGGACAGTTTGtcacaatagtaaaaaaaaatcaatcaaagcACTTAAATGTAATGCACTTTTAATTCGTAGTATGGTTCTTCAGATGTGTTGcaattcttattcttattattttgcATATGATGATGTGCAATCTTGTTCCTTTACTCGTCTTTCCTGGACCTTTTAAAAAGACTGCAGCGGTGAGGAGGGTGGAATGGACAGAGATAGCATAGTACAGTTGTTCTCAACCCTGATCCTGGATGCATCGTGTCGTTGGAATTAACTTTGTGCAACTCACTTCACAAAAGAAGCTTAAagcttcttttattattatatttgtgtgagagctgtttttttcttgtttttctttcttgtttatgCCTGCCTATACACTATAAAGGATTCTGTATGAGcagacatactgtacacacacaaggCTGTGCTTGAATCTCGAAGTTTCCTTGGTAACAGGAGACCTCTTCAGCTGCAATCTTGAGGTATTTGTTACCAAAGAAACCACTTGATCCAGTCACCGCCTTGTGTATAGCAGTCCATTGTTCATTTTCTATTACAAGATACAATTTAACTGTTGTGTTTATATAATTTGAGAGAGCAAATTTATTTTCTACATATTACAGGAAATAATTTAAGTGAGCCAAAGTCCAGAAAGCACTAGAAGATGGATGGGCTGGAACTGTGAGTTGTTAATGAtagcattttgtaaatgtataagtGTCAGAGGTCATAAAGAAATGTTTCGTACACAATCACAGGAAAGATTTTAAATCACACTCTGCGTcctttatttcaaacagaaaaacaaaacaaaacacaagaataaTCCTAATGCCCAACAATGGGTCTTTTAGAATAAAACAATCAGGCTTTCTTTATTGAACTGTAAAGTCAGGTTTGTACAGAAGCGTATTGGtgccacataaaaaaataaaaaaaacctggtcGAGTATGTCGTTATAACAACATAGTTATCTCTGAGAAGTATCTCAAAATAACAACATAGTTATCTCTGAGAAGTATCTCATAAATAGgatctattttcattttaatgagaTAATTATGTCGTTATTTTGATATGCTTGCAGTTTCTTGAAATAaacataattattaaataaaaaatagaagatTTTACTTCCATTTTTACAGGATATCCATGTTGTTATTTTGAGATACTTCTCAGAGATAACTATGTTATTTTGAGATACTTCTCAGAGATAACTATGTTGTTATTTTGAGATACTTCTCAGAGAtaactatgttgttttttttagataactATGTTCTTATAACAACATactcgccttttttttttttttttttttttttttaattctatgtgACACTATTATGCTTACTCAAGTTTGGCTTCTGTCCTCACGCCCTGAGAGATTGAGGCAGGATCCCATATTTGTCTGTTGGTTTGTTCAGCACCCTGGACAGTAGCCCTGGAGAACACTTGTTAGACCCCCCTCCTCCCAGCACACAACACAAAGAGAAGAGAGTTAAGCACTGAGCACATTTATAAATGCTGTTTATAACTTAAATACAGAATTACTGAGTAAAAGAGTTTGAGCAGCttttttataattgaaataatatCAGGAGGGTAGCAAAGTCTGTTTAATTTGGTGAGGGAGACATAATTTGCTCCGACACTAAAAAGCCCATCAAGTGGAGCATGTACTGTAACTAATGGGACCTGCAGGATTGGAAAAGGAGAAAAGATTTAGGTTCCATATCACTCTGATGaggaaaacaatgcaaacaaaaaatgaattaatttgctACCCTCTTTGGACCACGTTAACTTGCGCATTTtccatgtgacttttatagtTAACATTTCACTGCCAATGATGGTAAAATCCAACTACAAGTACATGATAAATGATactaaataatactaaataataaagcAAGAAGGTAAAGACCACTTTCACCTCAGGACCCAAGTCCAGACACAAGACTTTTAAGCAAATTGATCCTCCTCTTCTGCAGTTATTTCCTTCATCCCTGTTTGGACATTTGCTTTAATTTCCTTGATCTCTTCATCCGAAGCTGGGGGCAACACCGCCAGTAACTCCTGATCAATTATCTCAATTCTCTTCTTTCCTTCCCTTTCAAACTCCTCCTTCCTCTTCAACACAAGTTTATAGATTTCTTTCTGTGCGGTGTCACAGTCCTGTCCCAGTTTTATACGCTCGCCTTCAAAGGTAGGGTTGCTGGGATCTAAGGCCATGAGCGTCCCAAGACTGCTGACTCGGTCCATGAGATACTTGCTGGAGACCTCTGTGTAGGTTCCTGAGATCATGTAGACCAGGTTGGCAATGTTAGAAGCATTGAAAGCCTGGGTGTAAATCATGTCTTTTACAAAGGCATTGGAGGAATAACCTTGTATACCTTGAATGTTTTTTGCAGTAGAGACAAAGTTCTTCAGAGACGTGTTGAGGCAGGTCTTGATTAAATTGGAGATCATCTGGAAGAACCGGACCATTTTCTCCCATTGCTCCTTCACCTGTCCCATTGCATCAAGGCCCTTGACCAGCATCTTCACAGTTGTCTTGAAGTCTATTTCCTTAATCTCGCAGCTTCTCATTGTGACCAGGATCTCTGACAGTTCCTTGTTGTTCTTCTCCAGGTTTTCCACACTTTTCTGGTACATCTCTTGGACTTGTTCCAGCTgggctctgctctgctctatacGGAATCGGGCATTTTCAGTTGCCATTTGGGCAGAACTTTTATTGCCTCCACTTTGTGCGTTTTTGGCCATTTGTGGCGGAGTGGCAGAAAAGCTTGAAGAATTTGTGAAAGCCTTGCTCTCTGAGTCAAACTGctgggtttcttttttcaggctctGGATCTTGGCAATGAGTTGCTTCTCCTTTTCTGCTTCACAGCCCTCTTTGGGTGCAAATTCTGTCAAGAGGTCACAGTTAAAAATTGCATCTTTACAAATCTCTAGTGTCTTCTCTTTAACCTGGCAGCTTTCCTCTCGTTCAATTGAACTTTGAATGTCTTCAAACTGTTTCTTCAACCAGGATGATTTCGCAGAGCTAGTCTTTTGGTCATACACTTCATTCCATTTGATTTTGTCTTTATCCACAAAGCTGTGGATCTGCTCTGCCAGTTTCAGGAGTTGCCCTGCTTTGGAATAAATGTTATTTGCTGGATAGGGGTTAGATTCTTTGCCTTTATGATTTACTGCAGCAGAAATTGTTTGCAATGGTTCAGTGATTATTCCCATTACACCCGATACTAAAGtgttaaatgtatttgtcaatCCTTCCACAAAGTTCATGCCAATCATATCCCAGCCACTGGGCATGGACTCCATCGCTTCTGTGAACTGTTTATGGACTTCATCCAGCTGGTTTTCCATCTTACTAAAATTTTTCTCTGCCAGCTTTTTCGCTATGTCTGCTGACTCTTTCTTTAACTTTGCTTCTTCTAATTTCAACTGGACATTCTTGATGTCTTCTTCGTAACACTGCTTTGAGTTCAAGCAGGCCTCTAGCATTTCCCCGATGAGGAGAATAACATCAGTGAATTTCTTCTCTGTTGACTCTGCAAGCCTTGTGCATTCATCAGCAATTGTTCTTATGTTTTCAAGTTGAGCTGGGAGTAGAGCCTGGACGATTTCAATATTGTCTTGAAGAAGTGTCTTCACTGTCATTTTCATGTAGTTTGGTACATTGTTGGAGTGGAGTCGAATTTGGTCCATGTTCTTGTGGGCCTCGTTGAAAGCGGCCCACCCTGAATTGCTGACCTGCATGAGAGAGGCTCGGAACGAATCGGGGTATTTGATGTACTTGAACCCATCCTTtggtggatttttatttatagAGAAATCTGTATTGGAAGAAATAAAGACAAGCTCTCCTAAAATAGCTATAGAGAGTGGACCGGGCATCAGGTATTCTTCCCAGTTAGCGTAAGGTTTCATCAGCAGTTCAGTTTCTTTCCTCACGTCTTCAGCCTTGGAAATCTTCAGAACAGCCTTCTTTACTACTGCAGTTTCATTATTAGAAGCCATTGGTCTTCCTATTAGTAAAGAACAAATAACTGTAGTTGAAGAGCCATATATAATGATATTGATACAgaaaagtgttatttatttattgataatgCAGAAGTCAGTCATTACTAGGAAACAGACATTTGagtggttttcttttatttataagagtaaattatgtatctttataattcaaatgttttaaaaaacaaagtaaatatttgtgattCTCTGCCTCCTTAGGGGACCATCACTTGTTTGCTTTTAGTTAAGGTTTGAcagcaaattattttattaattgaaagTTCAAGTGAACAAAATGCATATAAACTTACTTTGTTAGATGTAGATCAATGGGAAACAAATCACAGGCAGAGAGTATGGATTGTGCAGCTGCTGGTTTCTCTGGAGTGCAGACAGGAGCTCAGTCTCTGTGATTAAGGAATACATTGTTTCACACAGGTATGAGATTTACAGCATGCAAGGAAACATAGGAATACACTTCTAATTCATGATCAATTACATATAAACAGACACTTACTTAAAGTGTGTCTGTTGTATTGGAAAGATGTGATttttcagaaatactgtaaaagcaTCATCCGTTCAAGTGACATATTGTTTTAGTAAATAACTGAATCTATAATGATGTATGCAGCACACAAAGTCAACTATACGCATTGCCCCTCCTCCCAACATaactgaagaagggcttttgcccaaaacgTCCTAAAATAAATGCCCGGCCACCCACAGGAGTCGCTGGATTACCCAGCCAACTTGAGCTCTCTCCGCCCGGCGGCACTCGGCCAAATGTGCACCACCCTCTTGGAGCTCCCAGCCACAGCCAGAAATGGCATAGCCTGGAgctatatattttcattagtaaCTAATAAATTCGTATTAAATAGAtgtgcaattgca from the Polyodon spathula isolate WHYD16114869_AA chromosome 28, ASM1765450v1, whole genome shotgun sequence genome contains:
- the LOC121301771 gene encoding uncharacterized protein LOC121301771, with product MASNNETAVVKKAVLKISKAEDVRKETELLMKPYANWEEYLMPGPLSIAILGELVFISSNTDFSINKNPPKDGFKYIKYPDSFRASLMQVSNSGWAAFNEAHKNMDQIRLHSNNVPNYMKMTVKTLLQDNIEIVQALLPAQLENIRTIADECTRLAESTEKKFTDVILLIGEMLEACLNSKQCYEEDIKNVQLKLEEAKLKKESADIAKKLAEKNFSKMENQLDEVHKQFTEAMESMPSGWDMIGMNFVEGLTNTFNTLVSGVMGIITEPLQTISAAVNHKGKESNPYPANNIYSKAGQLLKLAEQIHSFVDKDKIKWNEVYDQKTSSAKSSWLKKQFEDIQSSIEREESCQVKEKTLEICKDAIFNCDLLTEFAPKEGCEAEKEKQLIAKIQSLKKETQQFDSESKAFTNSSSFSATPPQMAKNAQSGGNKSSAQMATENARFRIEQSRAQLEQVQEMYQKSVENLEKNNKELSEILVTMRSCEIKEIDFKTTVKMLVKGLDAMGQVKEQWEKMVRFFQMISNLIKTCLNTSLKNFVSTAKNIQGIQGYSSNAFVKDMIYTQAFNASNIANLVYMISGTYTEVSSKYLMDRVSSLGTLMALDPSNPTFEGERIKLGQDCDTAQKEIYKLVLKRKEEFEREGKKRIEIIDQELLAVLPPASDEEIKEIKANVQTGMKEITAEEEDQFA